The following proteins come from a genomic window of Flavobacterium crocinum:
- a CDS encoding polysaccharide deacetylase family protein, whose amino-acid sequence MNIWYYWAVVLLWIGINAVGSSRISSNYHVKAYCNNPLETEKKIALTFDDGPSPYTLEVLELLKKYNASATFFCIGKNIETYPEILQKVIEGGHLVGNHSYSHSKFFDFYHEDKITKELRKTDKLLEKFTSRKINFFRPPYGVTTPSIRRALKITGHKTIGWNIRSLDGGTKNQELILNRITKRVSPGGIVLLHDTGEHSVLVLEQFLQFLQQNNYQVVSIEELLNLKAYGD is encoded by the coding sequence ATGAATATCTGGTATTATTGGGCTGTAGTTTTGCTGTGGATTGGAATAAATGCTGTTGGTTCTTCGAGAATTTCTTCTAATTATCATGTAAAAGCCTATTGTAATAATCCATTAGAAACAGAGAAAAAAATTGCGCTTACTTTTGATGATGGTCCAAGCCCTTATACTTTAGAAGTTTTAGAACTTTTGAAAAAATATAATGCCAGCGCCACTTTTTTCTGCATTGGAAAAAATATCGAGACATATCCCGAAATTCTTCAAAAAGTAATCGAGGGAGGTCATTTAGTTGGAAATCATTCTTACAGTCATTCTAAGTTTTTTGATTTTTATCACGAAGACAAAATAACTAAAGAACTTCGTAAGACAGATAAACTGCTGGAAAAATTCACTTCCAGAAAAATCAACTTTTTTCGTCCGCCTTACGGAGTTACAACGCCATCCATTAGAAGAGCGCTAAAAATTACCGGACACAAAACAATTGGCTGGAATATTCGTTCGCTTGATGGAGGAACAAAAAATCAGGAATTGATTTTAAACCGAATTACAAAACGAGTTTCTCCCGGCGGAATTGTACTTTTGCATGATACAGGCGAACACTCTGTTTTGGTCTTGGAACAGTTTTTGCAATTTTTACAACAAAATAATTATCAGGTCGTATCAATCGAAGAACTTTTGAATCTTAAAGCTTATGGAGATTGA
- a CDS encoding beta-ketoacyl-[acyl-carrier-protein] synthase family protein: MAKGVAITGMGIISAIGNSVEENYISLIENKIGISRIQNISTVHADVIKVGEIKKTNEDLIGELELNDDNNFSRTAMIGTLAAKQAVENAGITSINEFRTGLISATSVGGMDMTEKHYYDYFEKPELVKYITCHDGGDVAEKIAEELGLKGMVSTISTACSSAANSIMLGARLIKTGKLDRVIVGGADALSKFTINGFKTLMILSDDYNKPFDNNRKGLNLGEAAAFLVLESDEIVEKQNKKVLARVSGYGNANDAYHQTASSENGDGAYLAMKKAFEVSGLQPSQIDYINVHGTATPNNDLSEGRALRRIYEDKKVPDFSSTKPFTGHTLAAAAAIEAVYSVLSIQNNVVYPNLNFETQMEEFDLTPQTSLINKNIEHVLSNSFGFGGNCSTLIFSKS; the protein is encoded by the coding sequence ATGGCAAAAGGTGTTGCAATAACGGGAATGGGAATTATTTCTGCGATTGGTAATTCGGTTGAGGAAAACTATATTTCTTTAATCGAAAACAAAATCGGCATTTCTCGTATTCAAAATATTTCGACTGTTCACGCAGATGTAATCAAAGTTGGTGAAATCAAAAAAACCAATGAAGATCTTATCGGTGAACTGGAATTAAACGATGATAATAATTTTTCGAGAACCGCTATGATCGGTACTTTGGCAGCAAAACAAGCTGTTGAAAATGCCGGCATAACTTCTATTAACGAATTTAGAACAGGACTTATTTCGGCTACAAGCGTGGGTGGAATGGACATGACTGAGAAACATTATTACGATTATTTCGAAAAACCGGAATTGGTAAAATACATTACTTGTCATGACGGCGGCGATGTTGCTGAAAAAATTGCGGAAGAATTAGGTTTAAAAGGAATGGTTTCGACCATAAGTACCGCTTGTTCTTCTGCAGCCAATTCGATTATGCTGGGCGCGAGATTAATCAAAACCGGAAAACTGGATCGTGTTATTGTAGGCGGAGCCGATGCTTTATCCAAATTTACCATTAACGGATTTAAAACTTTGATGATTTTATCTGATGATTACAACAAACCTTTTGATAATAACAGAAAAGGATTAAACCTTGGTGAAGCGGCAGCATTTTTAGTTTTAGAATCGGATGAAATTGTTGAAAAGCAAAATAAAAAAGTGCTGGCAAGAGTTTCAGGTTATGGAAATGCAAACGATGCTTATCACCAAACTGCTTCTTCTGAAAACGGAGACGGCGCTTATCTGGCAATGAAAAAAGCTTTTGAAGTTTCAGGTTTACAACCTTCTCAAATTGACTATATCAACGTTCATGGAACTGCAACGCCAAACAACGATTTATCTGAAGGAAGAGCTTTACGCAGAATTTACGAAGACAAAAAAGTGCCTGATTTTAGTTCTACAAAACCATTTACCGGACATACATTGGCGGCTGCAGCGGCAATCGAAGCTGTTTATAGCGTATTGTCTATTCAGAATAATGTGGTTTATCCGAATTTGAATTTTGAAACGCAAATGGAAGAATTTGATTTGACACCGCAGACTTCATTAATAAATAAAAATATTGAACACGTTTTATCTAATTCTTTCGGATTTGGAGGAAACTGTTCAACCCTTATATTTTCAAAAAGCTAA
- a CDS encoding ABC transporter ATP-binding protein: MYSLNNVSLDITEGQIFGLLGPNGAGKTTLISMLCGLIKPTSGHFTIDGLDYQHHSSKIKKIIGVVPQEYALYPTLTARENLLYFGSMYGLKGSDLKDKVIETLDLLGLLKFADKQVQTFSGGMKRRVNLIAGILHNPKVLFLDEPTVGVDVQSKNAIIDYLKVLNQNGTSIIYTSHHLAEAEDFCSNIAIIDQGQIFTKGTPSSLIASVEDARNLEDVFISLTGKALRDAI, encoded by the coding sequence ATGTATTCTTTGAACAACGTTTCGCTGGATATAACTGAAGGACAGATTTTCGGGTTACTTGGTCCAAACGGAGCCGGAAAAACAACCTTAATCTCCATGCTCTGCGGATTAATAAAACCAACCTCGGGACATTTCACGATTGATGGTTTAGACTATCAGCATCATTCTTCAAAAATTAAAAAAATTATTGGCGTTGTTCCTCAGGAATATGCCTTATATCCTACTCTTACGGCCAGAGAAAATTTGCTTTATTTTGGAAGCATGTACGGATTAAAAGGTTCTGATCTAAAAGACAAAGTAATTGAAACTTTGGATCTTTTAGGACTTTTAAAATTTGCCGATAAACAAGTTCAGACTTTTTCAGGCGGAATGAAACGCCGTGTCAACCTTATTGCAGGAATTCTCCACAATCCAAAAGTTTTATTCTTAGACGAACCAACCGTTGGCGTTGACGTTCAGTCAAAAAATGCAATTATCGATTATTTAAAAGTATTGAACCAAAACGGGACAAGCATTATTTATACTTCTCATCATTTGGCTGAAGCCGAAGATTTCTGCAGCAATATTGCCATCATCGATCAAGGACAAATTTTTACTAAAGGAACGCCTTCCAGTTTAATTGCTTCTGTTGAAGATGCCCGAAATCTCGAAGATGTTTTTATTTCATTAACTGGTAAAGCTTTGAGAGATGCTATATAA
- a CDS encoding beta-ketoacyl synthase N-terminal-like domain-containing protein: MTKKTYINGVGCISTQKTFDTVFLEEANVNHDENVLAIVTPAYKEYISPAASRRMAKGVKNGIVASTLAMKDANVENVDAIITGTGLGCIEDSEKFLKSILDNKEEFLTPTSFIQSTHNTVGAQIALLQQCKGYNFTYVNGAVSFESALIDAKMQIEEDEANSILVGGVDENGDYTTALFKLNGRIKADNTAPYDVLTSKTSGAVYGEGASFFVLENEKKDNTYAELLDVAIVNTLEVNEVETEIKSFLKSNHLEISDIDALVLGFDGNVDFENYYRNLAENAFAQTPVLYYKHLSGEYDTASAFAFWMASKILKTQEVPEIVKVNSVTKPAYNTILLYNQLSGKNHSFTLLSK, from the coding sequence ATGACAAAAAAAACATATATAAATGGAGTAGGCTGTATTTCGACTCAAAAAACATTTGATACCGTTTTTTTGGAAGAAGCCAATGTAAATCACGATGAAAATGTGCTGGCAATCGTAACGCCAGCATACAAAGAATATATTTCGCCTGCAGCAAGCCGAAGAATGGCAAAAGGAGTAAAAAACGGAATCGTAGCTTCGACCTTAGCCATGAAAGATGCCAATGTAGAAAATGTTGATGCCATCATTACCGGAACAGGTTTAGGTTGCATCGAAGATTCTGAAAAATTCCTGAAAAGTATTTTAGATAATAAAGAAGAATTTTTAACTCCTACTTCTTTTATTCAGTCAACTCATAATACCGTTGGTGCTCAGATTGCACTTTTACAGCAATGTAAGGGTTATAATTTTACATATGTAAACGGTGCCGTTTCTTTTGAATCGGCTTTGATTGATGCTAAAATGCAGATTGAAGAAGATGAAGCAAATTCCATTTTAGTAGGAGGTGTTGACGAAAACGGAGATTATACAACCGCTCTTTTTAAATTAAACGGACGCATCAAAGCTGATAATACTGCGCCTTATGATGTTCTGACTTCTAAAACAAGTGGTGCTGTTTATGGTGAAGGCGCCAGTTTTTTTGTTTTAGAAAACGAAAAAAAAGACAATACTTATGCTGAACTTTTAGATGTTGCCATTGTCAATACGCTGGAAGTTAATGAAGTTGAAACTGAAATAAAATCGTTTTTGAAATCGAATCATTTAGAGATTTCAGATATTGACGCTTTAGTTTTAGGTTTTGACGGAAATGTAGATTTTGAAAATTATTACAGAAATCTGGCCGAAAATGCTTTCGCCCAAACTCCTGTTTTATATTACAAACATTTGAGCGGTGAATACGATACGGCTTCGGCTTTTGCTTTTTGGATGGCTTCTAAAATTTTAAAAACACAGGAAGTTCCGGAAATCGTAAAAGTAAATTCGGTTACAAAACCAGCTTACAACACCATTTTATTGTACAATCAATTAAGCGGCAAAAATCATAGTTTTACGTTACTATCCAAATGA
- a CDS encoding beta-ketoacyl synthase N-terminal-like domain-containing protein, producing MLREIYITETNCITPLGFDVESNVEAILRGDSGIQLHSDISLMPNSFYASIISNEKINSAFAKINSATKYSRLEKMMILALEPIIKNSGIELNSKTAFILSTTKGNVSALADDSEESFNNAHLDVLAKNVADFFGFQTQPIVVSNACVSGILAVSVAKRMIQSKLYDNVFVVAGDEVSEFVLSGFNAFQAMSELPCKPYSKNRTGVSLGEATAAVLVSAEAKNAKIKVIGDSSINDANHISGPSRTGEGLFRSIQNALKEAQIEANKLDYISAHGTATPYNDEMEAIALNRLGLQNVPVNSLKGFYGHTLGASGLLETVIAIESANQNTLFESKGFDEIGVSEAINVIEKNQDANIEYFLKTASGFGGCNTAVVFEKVKFNS from the coding sequence ATGTTAAGAGAAATATACATTACAGAAACCAATTGCATCACACCTTTAGGTTTTGATGTTGAATCAAACGTCGAAGCAATTCTTCGAGGCGATTCTGGCATTCAGCTTCATAGTGATATTTCTTTAATGCCGAATTCATTTTATGCTTCGATTATTTCTAATGAAAAAATAAACAGTGCTTTTGCTAAAATAAACAGTGCAACCAAATATTCTCGTTTAGAGAAAATGATGATTTTGGCTTTAGAGCCAATTATCAAAAATTCTGGAATTGAATTAAATTCCAAAACCGCTTTTATACTTTCTACCACAAAAGGAAATGTTTCGGCTTTAGCAGATGACTCTGAAGAAAGTTTCAACAATGCGCATTTAGATGTTTTAGCTAAAAACGTTGCCGATTTCTTTGGATTTCAAACACAGCCCATTGTGGTTTCAAATGCTTGTGTTTCCGGAATTTTAGCCGTTTCTGTTGCCAAAAGAATGATTCAGTCTAAATTGTACGACAATGTTTTTGTAGTCGCTGGAGACGAAGTTTCAGAATTTGTTTTATCAGGTTTTAATGCTTTTCAAGCGATGAGTGAACTGCCTTGTAAACCGTATTCTAAAAACAGAACCGGAGTAAGTTTAGGCGAAGCAACCGCTGCTGTTTTAGTTTCGGCGGAAGCCAAAAACGCTAAAATAAAAGTAATTGGCGACAGTTCTATAAACGATGCCAATCATATTTCTGGACCGTCGAGAACAGGCGAAGGTTTGTTCAGAAGTATTCAGAATGCTTTAAAAGAAGCGCAGATTGAAGCCAATAAATTAGATTATATTTCAGCGCACGGAACCGCAACGCCATATAATGACGAAATGGAAGCCATTGCTTTAAATCGTTTAGGATTACAGAATGTTCCTGTAAATAGTTTAAAAGGATTTTACGGTCATACCTTAGGTGCTTCAGGATTATTGGAAACTGTAATTGCGATAGAATCTGCCAATCAAAATACACTTTTTGAATCGAAAGGTTTTGATGAGATTGGGGTTAGTGAAGCTATCAATGTGATTGAGAAAAATCAAGACGCAAATATTGAATATTTTTTGAAAACAGCTTCTGGATTTGGAGGTTGTAATACGGCTGTGGTTTTTGAGAAAGTGAAATTTAATTCATAA
- a CDS encoding 3-oxoacyl-ACP synthase, whose amino-acid sequence MTQNKTYIQSYITIQNNEIVLNGTSVFKIEPTDFADFSKQAYRNFEMQYPKFFKMDALSKLAFLGSELLLSPITSTEEENNIALVLANKSSSLDTDVKYQESISDKENYFPSPAVFVYTLPNICLGEISIRHQLKSENSFFIFDTFNTEFMSNYSDILLNTNKADKVLCGWIEFFKEDYKAFLCTISKEENTKFTNETINTLYNK is encoded by the coding sequence ATGACTCAAAACAAAACCTACATACAATCCTACATCACAATCCAAAACAACGAAATTGTTTTGAACGGAACTTCTGTTTTCAAAATAGAACCAACCGATTTTGCCGATTTTTCTAAACAAGCCTATCGTAATTTTGAAATGCAGTATCCAAAGTTTTTCAAAATGGATGCTTTGAGCAAACTGGCTTTTTTAGGATCAGAATTGCTTTTGAGTCCCATAACTTCTACAGAAGAAGAAAATAATATCGCTTTGGTTTTGGCCAATAAATCATCCAGTTTAGATACGGACGTAAAATATCAGGAATCGATTTCAGACAAAGAAAACTATTTTCCAAGTCCGGCGGTTTTTGTTTATACGCTACCAAATATTTGTCTGGGTGAAATAAGTATACGCCATCAGCTGAAAAGTGAAAATTCTTTCTTTATATTTGACACCTTTAACACAGAATTTATGTCGAATTATTCGGATATTCTTTTAAATACGAATAAGGCAGATAAAGTTTTGTGCGGCTGGATAGAGTTTTTTAAAGAAGATTATAAAGCTTTTCTTTGCACCATCAGCAAGGAAGAAAACACAAAATTTACAAACGAAACTATCAATACATTATACAATAAATAA
- a CDS encoding acyl-CoA thioesterase → MIKRKEQFKEATNLTVSHEIRIRFNETDPLGIVWHGNYITYFEDGREAFGREHGLTYLDIAATGYTTPIVKSTCEHKLSLRYGDVVTIETTVVDTPAAKMIYRFKIIDDKGEVACTGETTQVFLDAAGNLMLTNPPFYEEWKKKVGLLK, encoded by the coding sequence ATGATCAAAAGAAAAGAGCAGTTTAAAGAAGCCACAAACCTGACCGTTTCCCACGAAATCAGAATTCGTTTTAACGAAACTGATCCGCTTGGAATCGTTTGGCATGGCAATTATATTACCTATTTCGAAGATGGTCGTGAAGCTTTTGGACGCGAACATGGTCTTACTTATTTAGATATTGCAGCAACAGGTTATACAACACCAATTGTAAAATCAACCTGCGAACATAAATTGTCATTGCGTTACGGCGATGTGGTAACAATTGAAACAACGGTTGTAGATACGCCAGCAGCCAAAATGATTTATCGTTTTAAAATTATTGACGATAAAGGAGAAGTAGCCTGCACAGGCGAAACAACTCAGGTTTTTTTAGATGCAGCAGGAAATTTAATGCTGACGAATCCTCCTTTTTATGAGGAATGGAAAAAGAAAGTTGGGTTGTTGAAATAG
- a CDS encoding ABC transporter permease, which produces MLYKIWMSVVKEFLLLKRDLGGLIILFVMPLVLVITVTLIQDSTFKTVSDSKIPILLVDNDKGSVSKTVFENLEKSNLFSVVTQIDNKAVTEDIARENVHKGKYQMAIVIPKNLSTDLQAKVDQNVEKIVSSLGMTDSTSTAEPQKIIKEKEVKLYFDPAVQMSFKNAVMSSIDKMISQIETKSIYTTFQNQLGEGNADFEQKSFITFKEIIPTINNKEVRPNSVQHNVPAWTLFAIFFIVIPLSINIVKEKSQGTFVRLRTNPVSNVVVIIGKTITYSVICMIQFYMMVAVAVFLFPSIGLPSLNIEGHLFLMSVVALFSGFAAIGFGILLGTVASTQEQSAPFGATSVIILAAIGGIWVPVFAMPNIMQIIAKSSPMNWGLEAFYDVLLRNVSLLEIIPEISLSFLFFILTSAIALFYDQKKRAV; this is translated from the coding sequence ATGCTATATAAAATTTGGATGTCGGTTGTGAAAGAATTTTTACTGCTTAAACGTGATTTAGGCGGTTTGATTATTCTGTTTGTAATGCCTTTGGTTTTGGTAATTACCGTGACTTTAATTCAGGACAGTACTTTTAAAACCGTAAGCGATTCTAAAATTCCGATTTTATTGGTTGACAATGATAAAGGTTCTGTTTCAAAAACCGTTTTTGAGAATCTGGAAAAAAGTAATTTATTCAGTGTTGTAACGCAAATCGACAACAAGGCGGTTACAGAAGATATTGCCCGTGAAAATGTTCATAAAGGGAAATATCAGATGGCTATTGTAATTCCGAAAAACTTAAGTACAGATTTACAGGCTAAAGTTGACCAAAACGTTGAAAAAATTGTCAGCAGTTTAGGCATGACAGATAGCACTTCAACCGCTGAGCCTCAAAAAATAATAAAAGAAAAAGAAGTAAAACTTTATTTTGATCCTGCGGTCCAGATGAGTTTCAAAAATGCAGTCATGAGTTCTATCGACAAAATGATTTCGCAAATTGAAACCAAATCGATTTACACTACTTTTCAGAATCAATTAGGTGAAGGAAACGCAGATTTTGAACAGAAAAGTTTCATTACTTTCAAAGAAATAATTCCCACAATAAATAATAAAGAAGTTCGTCCAAATTCGGTACAGCATAACGTTCCCGCCTGGACACTTTTTGCGATATTTTTTATCGTGATTCCGTTATCTATTAATATCGTAAAAGAAAAATCACAGGGAACTTTTGTGCGGTTAAGAACCAATCCGGTCTCTAATGTAGTGGTAATTATCGGTAAAACGATTACCTATTCTGTCATTTGTATGATTCAGTTTTATATGATGGTTGCCGTTGCCGTATTCTTATTTCCGTCCATAGGATTGCCTTCTTTAAATATCGAAGGACATTTATTTTTAATGAGTGTTGTTGCCTTATTTTCAGGTTTTGCTGCAATCGGATTTGGAATTTTATTGGGAACAGTTGCAAGTACACAGGAACAATCGGCTCCTTTTGGTGCAACTAGCGTAATTATTTTAGCTGCAATCGGCGGTATTTGGGTTCCTGTTTTTGCCATGCCGAATATCATGCAAATCATTGCCAAATCGTCTCCAATGAACTGGGGATTAGAAGCTTTTTACGACGTTTTGTTACGTAACGTTTCATTACTGGAAATTATACCGGAAATAAGTTTATCCTTTTTGTTTTTCATTCTCACATCAGCCATCGCATTATTTTATGATCAAAAGAAAAGAGCAGTTTAA
- a CDS encoding phosphopantetheine-binding protein, translating into MEALKEELKNKIITTLNLEDIAIEDIADNDPLFGDGLGLDSIDALELIVILDKDYGIKLVDPKEGKTIFQSIETMAAYISANRTK; encoded by the coding sequence ATGGAAGCATTAAAAGAAGAATTGAAAAACAAAATTATCACGACTCTAAACCTTGAAGATATTGCAATAGAAGATATTGCTGATAACGATCCTTTGTTTGGAGATGGTTTAGGTTTAGACTCAATTGATGCACTTGAATTGATCGTGATTTTAGATAAAGATTACGGAATTAAATTAGTAGATCCGAAAGAAGGAAAAACTATTTTCCAGTCAATCGAAACTATGGCAGCGTATATCAGCGCCAATAGAACGAAATAA
- a CDS encoding outer membrane lipoprotein carrier protein LolA: protein MKTKIALLILFISGSLFAQEQKMTTAEIAQFKEDVNVVAKKIKTLSTDFVQYKHLDFLSKDIETSGKMVFKEPALLQWQYKKPYNYSITFKNGKILINDEGKKSAVDIGNSKIFARINKLIVGSVSGNMFDDKEFTISYFKVKGQNLAKFIPKDATLKKYIKQIELTFDKEEATVVQVKLLESSEDYTRIVLKNKVINAKIDDSVFTN, encoded by the coding sequence ATGAAAACTAAAATAGCTCTACTAATTCTTTTTATCTCAGGCAGTTTGTTTGCTCAGGAGCAAAAAATGACTACTGCAGAAATTGCTCAATTTAAAGAAGATGTAAATGTGGTGGCGAAAAAAATCAAAACTTTAAGTACCGATTTTGTTCAGTACAAACATTTGGATTTTCTTTCGAAAGATATTGAAACATCTGGAAAAATGGTTTTTAAAGAACCGGCACTTTTACAATGGCAGTATAAAAAACCATACAATTACAGCATTACTTTTAAAAACGGAAAAATTCTGATTAACGACGAAGGAAAGAAAAGCGCCGTCGATATTGGCAACAGTAAAATCTTTGCCCGAATCAATAAATTAATTGTAGGAAGTGTAAGCGGAAATATGTTTGACGATAAAGAATTTACGATTTCATATTTCAAAGTAAAAGGTCAGAATCTGGCAAAGTTTATTCCGAAAGATGCGACGCTTAAAAAATACATCAAACAAATTGAACTGACTTTTGATAAAGAAGAAGCAACTGTAGTTCAGGTAAAATTATTAGAATCATCTGAAGATTATACCCGAATTGTACTTAAAAATAAAGTAATCAATGCAAAAATCGACGATTCAGTTTTTACTAATTAA
- a CDS encoding ABC transporter permease codes for MILKTGVDIQNYLPHRAPMLMVDLILDIDANFVETIFLIKEDNIFVQNNVFIEAGLIENTAQTCSSIVGKKYFFDENGTENENVNVIGFISALKNVKIHSLPKVGDTIITKANLVSKFAGDDYTLCTMSCQSSVEDQILLECEINLFIQKTVTVE; via the coding sequence ATGATTTTGAAAACCGGAGTTGACATACAAAATTATTTACCACACCGAGCGCCAATGCTTATGGTGGATTTGATTTTGGATATTGATGCCAACTTCGTAGAAACCATCTTTTTGATAAAAGAAGACAATATTTTTGTACAAAATAATGTTTTTATCGAAGCGGGTTTAATTGAAAATACGGCGCAGACCTGTTCGTCTATTGTTGGAAAAAAATATTTTTTTGACGAAAACGGAACAGAAAATGAGAACGTAAATGTAATTGGATTTATAAGTGCCTTAAAAAATGTAAAAATTCATTCGCTGCCAAAAGTCGGCGATACTATAATTACCAAAGCAAATTTAGTTTCAAAATTCGCTGGCGACGATTACACTTTATGCACGATGAGCTGTCAAAGTTCAGTCGAAGACCAGATACTCCTAGAATGCGAAATTAATTTGTTCATTCAAAAAACAGTTACGGTTGAATAA
- a CDS encoding BtrH N-terminal domain-containing protein produces the protein MELTFTHHQSAHCENGVASNLLKNSGLNISEPMVFGIGSGLFFVYLPFIKVNYAPAISYRTLPGQIFNKVATRLNLKIKRQKFSSVSNANKALDENLKNNIPTGLQVGVYNLSYFPDEYRFHFNAHNLVVYGKTDTDYLVSDPVMETVTTLTHEELDKVRFAKGAFAPRGQMYYPIQVPANVDLKSAIIKGIKNTCRDMLAPMPIVGVRGIKFVSKQIRKWPIKHGTKKANHYLAQMVRMQEEIGTGGGGFRFIYAAFLQEASVILNNEELKELSKEMTKIGDSWRDFAVEASRIYKNRSAKENAYNTIADELLDIANREEIFFKKLKKAIS, from the coding sequence ATGGAATTAACTTTCACACATCATCAGTCTGCTCATTGCGAGAATGGAGTAGCGTCAAATCTGCTAAAAAACAGCGGACTAAACATCAGCGAACCGATGGTTTTTGGTATTGGCTCAGGATTATTTTTTGTATATCTGCCTTTTATCAAAGTGAATTATGCACCAGCGATTAGTTACAGAACTTTGCCTGGACAGATTTTTAATAAAGTAGCCACACGTTTAAATTTAAAAATAAAAAGACAAAAATTTTCTTCTGTTTCAAACGCAAACAAAGCTTTAGATGAAAATTTAAAAAATAATATTCCAACCGGATTACAAGTTGGAGTTTACAACTTAAGTTATTTTCCGGATGAATATCGTTTCCATTTCAACGCACATAATTTAGTCGTTTACGGCAAAACCGATACAGATTATTTAGTGAGTGATCCTGTAATGGAAACCGTTACGACTTTAACGCACGAAGAACTGGATAAAGTTCGTTTTGCCAAAGGAGCTTTTGCACCGCGCGGCCAAATGTATTATCCAATTCAAGTTCCTGCTAATGTCGATTTAAAAAGTGCGATTATTAAAGGAATAAAAAATACCTGCAGAGACATGCTGGCGCCAATGCCAATTGTGGGTGTTCGAGGAATTAAATTTGTTTCAAAACAAATTAGAAAATGGCCGATAAAACACGGAACAAAAAAAGCCAATCATTATCTGGCGCAAATGGTTCGTATGCAGGAAGAAATTGGAACCGGAGGCGGTGGTTTCCGTTTTATTTATGCCGCCTTTTTACAGGAAGCTTCCGTTATTTTGAATAATGAAGAATTGAAAGAACTTTCGAAAGAAATGACAAAAATTGGCGATTCATGGCGAGATTTTGCTGTTGAAGCTTCGCGAATTTATAAAAACAGAAGTGCCAAAGAAAACGCTTACAACACTATTGCCGATGAACTTTTGGACATTGCCAACAGAGAAGAAATCTTTTTCAAAAAATTAAAAAAAGCGATCAGCTAA